Proteins co-encoded in one Coregonus clupeaformis isolate EN_2021a chromosome 17, ASM2061545v1, whole genome shotgun sequence genomic window:
- the LOC121585670 gene encoding uncharacterized protein LOC121585670, translating to MHLALPIYLSVLLIGSVFAGGSWCAKMARARAAAMGLDLPRTQFVPYHLRPTRHGSFDPIRNHYENNDGPKEAEFQHNGKIQGDGYPSDWAYEQVFPRGFQPKPSTLNHYGSDPSLADSSISHSSHTPRGEFISSHKPNFDQVKNSAPRPNVMVAPGQFEYSEKVDIRGYYKPIVVQPVPSRHGIAQSVVSRPQDYGAVPYGKSILWPWPQ from the exons ATGCATCTAGCTCTGCCCATATATCTAAG TGTCCTTTTGATTGGCTCTGTCTTTGCTGGAGGTTCCTGGTGTGCCAAAATGGCAAGAG CCCGAGCAGCTGCCATGGGTTTGGACCTCCCTAGGACCCAGTTTGTCCCTTACCATCTTCGACCAACACGCCATGGGAGTTTTGATCCCATAAGAAACCACTATGAAAATAATGATGGCCCCAAAGAGGCTGAGTTTCAGCACAATGGTAAAATCCAAGGGGATGGATATCCAAGTGACTGGGCCTATGAACAAGTCTTCCCCAGAGGCTTTCAACCCAAACCGTCTACACTAAACCACTACGGTTCTGATCCCAGTTTGGCTGACTCCTCTATCAGCCATTCTTCCCACACTCCCAGGGGAGAGTTTATTAGCAGCCACAAGCCCAACTTTGATCAGGTGAAGAATTCTGCGCCTCGACCAAATGTAATGGTAGCCCCTGGTCAGTTTGAGTACTCGGAGAAAGTGGACATTCGAGGTTACTATAAGCCTATTGTAGTTCAGCCTGTCCCCAGCAGACACGGAATAGCCCAGAGTGTGGTTTCACGACCCCAGGATTATGGTGCTGTACCCTATGGAAAAAGTATCCTATGGCCCTGGCCGCAGTAG